A section of the Leptospira kobayashii genome encodes:
- the purQ gene encoding phosphoribosylformylglycinamidine synthase subunit PurQ: MKVNVVTFPGSNCDQDVGTILSNVYGADVNYVWHREQFNDLPDLVVLPGGFSFGDYLRTGAMAKFSPAMESVFAYAKKGGRILGICNGFQILTEAGLLPGALLHNRSLKYVCKDVNLLPVANNKIAKTIRQPSLKIPIAHGEGAYYADKETLQTLEDEGNIVFRYEENPNGSLHDIAGISDKAAKIIGMMPHPERAVNPYIGNEDGKLILDAILEKLS; the protein is encoded by the coding sequence ATGAAAGTGAACGTGGTTACATTTCCAGGTTCCAATTGCGATCAGGACGTAGGAACCATTCTTTCCAATGTCTATGGGGCAGATGTGAATTACGTCTGGCACAGAGAGCAGTTCAACGATCTTCCGGATCTGGTAGTGCTGCCGGGAGGATTTTCCTTCGGGGATTATCTTAGAACGGGCGCTATGGCAAAGTTTAGCCCAGCTATGGAATCCGTATTCGCCTATGCCAAAAAAGGCGGTCGGATTCTTGGAATTTGCAATGGATTTCAGATTTTAACGGAAGCAGGACTTTTACCGGGCGCACTCCTTCATAACCGTTCTCTGAAATATGTTTGTAAAGACGTGAACCTACTCCCGGTTGCAAACAACAAGATCGCGAAGACGATCCGACAACCTTCTTTAAAGATTCCCATCGCCCACGGGGAAGGTGCCTATTATGCGGACAAAGAAACACTGCAAACTCTGGAAGACGAAGGGAACATTGTATTTCGTTATGAGGAAAATCCGAACGGATCTCTTCATGATATAGCAGGTATTTCCGACAAAGCCGCAAAAATCATAGGAATGATGCCCCATCCCGAAAGAGCGGTCAATCCTTACATTGGAAATGAAGACGGC
- the purS gene encoding phosphoribosylformylglycinamidine synthase subunit PurS: protein MFIAKINITLKDSVLDPQGQTVLRALHDQGKSIVSDLRVGKYLEVKINTDDKSEADALAKELCESTLVNQVIETYRFVTEKL, encoded by the coding sequence ATGTTTATCGCAAAAATCAATATAACTTTAAAAGACTCCGTACTGGATCCGCAAGGCCAAACAGTCCTTCGTGCCCTCCATGACCAAGGTAAATCCATCGTAAGTGACCTCCGCGTAGGAAAATATCTGGAAGTGAAGATCAATACGGATGACAAGTCAGAGGCGGACGCACTTGCGAAAGAACTTTGTGAGTCCACTCTCGTGAACCAAGTGATCGAAACATACCGATTTGTGACTGAAAAACTATGA
- a CDS encoding phosphoribosylaminoimidazolesuccinocarboxamide synthase, which translates to MHSNLNTEPSYRGKVRDVYDLGDKLILCASDRISAFDVVFKEPVSEKGKILNRISSSWFHYFSHFKNHLLETDLKNFPEPFASKPEFDGRSVLVKKTKRIDYECVVRGYISGSAYKEYKSSGTVAFLPYPKGMLESEKFPEPIFTPARKNDEGHDENISEETMKNEVGAELFNQLKNTSLSLFTEAHNKIKTQGIILCDTKFEFGILDGEPILIDELLTPDSSRYWDADSYVLGTTPASFDKQILRNWLEGTGWDKNPPPPSLPDSLIAELKEKYLLLEKKINLCLSQKSI; encoded by the coding sequence ATGCATTCAAATTTGAATACAGAGCCCAGTTACCGTGGGAAAGTCAGGGACGTTTATGATCTGGGAGACAAACTCATCCTTTGTGCATCCGATAGAATTTCCGCATTCGATGTAGTTTTTAAAGAACCGGTTTCGGAAAAAGGTAAGATTTTAAATCGGATCTCCAGTTCCTGGTTCCATTATTTTTCTCATTTTAAAAATCATCTCCTCGAAACCGATTTGAAAAACTTTCCGGAACCTTTTGCCAGTAAACCGGAGTTCGACGGTAGATCCGTTTTGGTTAAAAAAACAAAACGAATCGATTACGAATGTGTGGTTCGAGGTTATATCTCCGGTTCCGCTTATAAGGAATACAAATCATCAGGGACAGTTGCATTTCTTCCTTATCCCAAGGGAATGCTTGAATCTGAAAAATTCCCGGAACCTATTTTTACACCGGCTCGCAAAAACGACGAGGGACATGACGAAAATATCAGCGAAGAAACGATGAAAAACGAAGTAGGAGCGGAACTTTTCAATCAATTGAAAAACACTTCTCTCTCTTTGTTTACGGAAGCACATAATAAAATCAAAACGCAAGGCATCATTCTTTGCGACACAAAGTTCGAGTTCGGGATTTTGGACGGTGAACCCATTTTGATTGATGAGCTTCTCACTCCCGATTCTTCCCGTTACTGGGATGCGGATTCCTATGTTTTGGGAACTACCCCTGCCAGCTTTGACAAACAGATTTTGCGCAATTGGTTGGAAGGAACGGGCTGGGATAAAAATCCTCCTCCACCGAGCTTGCCGGATTCTTTGATTGCTGAATTAAAAGAGAAATATTTATTATTAGAAAAGAAGATCAATTTATGTTTATCGCAAAAATCAATATAA
- a CDS encoding PP2C family protein-serine/threonine phosphatase has product MTRLRENTSANHTILIVDDVPENVELLKYLLTSEGFKALCAYSAEEARLILVNTSVDALLLDVNMPEQDGFSFCRELRTIEKYKLLPILFITSLDRDIGFEEAMKNGGDDFINKPFNKRELVAKIRSVVRIKDLQDELLREKAKYERELLTARKVQEQLIPEKQFIWNGVKAQTLFHPFFQIGGDFVDCWADAKKLHIVIADCSGHGPSAALIGAMFKMQLFNLSPMMSLKERVDHLRQNMEIVLPEDYSITFCYAFLDQDLVLTYINGGHPAPLLYSEGKTIALSGMSPMIMGINLNAKDEVQTVRLSPGSKIFMYTDGASEAMNESSHFITEDGMKNIFNEAVEEGGDILGIVQEKILKFCGNHTPGDDMAMVCIQI; this is encoded by the coding sequence GTGACCAGGTTAAGAGAAAATACAAGCGCAAACCATACCATCCTGATCGTGGATGATGTACCTGAAAATGTAGAGTTATTAAAATATCTACTTACCAGCGAAGGTTTTAAAGCTCTCTGTGCGTATTCTGCAGAAGAGGCTCGCCTAATTTTGGTTAATACATCTGTGGATGCACTCCTTTTGGATGTGAATATGCCGGAGCAGGACGGATTTTCCTTTTGCCGGGAGCTTCGCACAATCGAAAAATACAAACTACTTCCCATCCTATTCATCACTTCTCTGGATCGTGATATCGGCTTCGAAGAAGCTATGAAAAACGGAGGAGATGATTTTATCAACAAACCCTTCAACAAAAGAGAGTTAGTTGCCAAAATCCGTTCCGTTGTGCGAATCAAGGATTTGCAAGATGAACTATTAAGGGAAAAAGCAAAATACGAAAGGGAACTTTTGACCGCGCGCAAAGTACAGGAACAATTGATTCCTGAAAAACAATTCATCTGGAACGGAGTCAAGGCCCAGACTCTTTTTCATCCTTTCTTTCAGATAGGAGGGGATTTTGTGGATTGTTGGGCGGATGCCAAAAAACTTCATATTGTCATTGCCGATTGTTCCGGTCATGGTCCGAGTGCTGCGCTCATCGGCGCCATGTTTAAAATGCAATTATTCAATCTTTCTCCCATGATGAGTCTGAAGGAAAGAGTGGACCACCTTCGTCAAAATATGGAAATCGTTTTACCCGAAGACTATTCGATTACTTTCTGTTATGCGTTTCTGGATCAGGATTTGGTTCTGACTTATATCAATGGCGGTCATCCCGCTCCTTTGCTTTATTCCGAAGGAAAAACAATCGCTCTTTCGGGAATGAGCCCGATGATTATGGGAATCAACTTGAATGCTAAAGATGAAGTTCAAACCGTACGCTTGAGTCCCGGTTCCAAAATTTTCATGTACACTGACGGCGCGAGCGAAGCCATGAACGAAAGTTCCCATTTTATCACGGAAGACGGAATGAAAAATATTTTTAATGAAGCGGTCGAAGAGGGGGGGGATATTTTGGGAATCGTGCAGGAGAAAATTTTGAAATTTTGTGGAAACCATACCCCGGGCGACGATATGGCAATGGTATGCATTCAAATTTGA
- the ccsA gene encoding cytochrome c biogenesis protein produces MRNQIRIFPFPGDLFLLLLVVISIPFIVVFSLTYPNVILEQGMSHKIFYFHVPVAWVALYGPVLASLFSIVYLITKKSKWDNLAYTSTQISFLFALGVLFSGPIWAYSAWGVPWDRTDARLQSFFILCLSLVSYFVLRFLILDGKRKALVSSYLSLLCAISAVLTWGAIRWIENPGNHPGSVLGKGGMDSDMKLTFWLSVISYHFLFLILFLVAYRNQKILKFRDELRAKQS; encoded by the coding sequence GTGAGAAATCAAATTCGTATTTTTCCTTTTCCCGGCGATCTTTTCCTGCTCCTCCTGGTTGTCATATCCATACCTTTTATCGTGGTATTCTCCCTTACCTATCCCAACGTTATTTTGGAACAAGGGATGAGTCACAAAATATTCTACTTTCATGTCCCTGTCGCATGGGTGGCGTTATATGGCCCGGTCCTTGCCAGTTTATTTTCTATCGTATATCTTATTACAAAAAAATCAAAATGGGATAATTTAGCTTACACTTCTACACAAATATCCTTTCTATTTGCCTTGGGTGTGCTTTTTTCGGGCCCGATTTGGGCTTACAGTGCCTGGGGTGTTCCTTGGGATCGAACGGATGCCCGCCTTCAGTCTTTTTTTATACTTTGTCTTTCTCTGGTTTCTTATTTTGTGCTCCGTTTTTTAATTTTAGATGGAAAAAGAAAAGCATTAGTATCTTCTTATTTATCACTTCTATGTGCGATCAGTGCGGTTTTGACTTGGGGAGCCATTCGTTGGATTGAAAACCCGGGCAACCATCCCGGAAGCGTGCTTGGAAAGGGAGGAATGGACTCTGATATGAAACTTACTTTTTGGTTGTCCGTAATTTCCTATCATTTTCTGTTTTTGATTTTGTTTTTGGTCGCATACCGTAACCAAAAGATTTTAAAGTTTAGAGACGAACTCCGCGCAAAACAGTCTTAG
- a CDS encoding heme exporter protein CcmB, with protein MATSPIMFLKILKKEFLLIGRSLGGLVSLLSLSLCVLFIFYSAIEVNESLSARSVRGLKWAIIFLLNFILVGQSLWEERESGGWTASLAHTSAVYLYLAKCTVIWVCTNIVNAVLILSFSVFFQSSDISRFGGEWLFACLGSLSLVFLGVSLGLIAEESRLKEIVLPLLQVPFSIPLFLFGLEAEERFWLEPGFHWKSVLLLLFFSLFYGTMGGLFIEITKKES; from the coding sequence ATGGCAACGTCTCCTATCATGTTTCTTAAAATCCTAAAAAAAGAATTTTTACTCATTGGTCGTTCGTTAGGTGGTCTTGTTTCCTTATTATCACTTAGCCTTTGCGTTCTTTTTATATTTTATTCGGCAATCGAAGTAAACGAATCTTTGTCTGCGAGAAGTGTTCGCGGACTGAAATGGGCGATCATCTTTTTGCTGAATTTCATTTTGGTAGGGCAATCTCTTTGGGAAGAAAGAGAATCGGGAGGATGGACCGCATCGCTTGCGCATACCTCCGCGGTGTATTTGTATTTGGCAAAATGCACTGTGATCTGGGTTTGTACAAACATTGTAAACGCAGTATTGATTCTTAGCTTCAGCGTTTTTTTTCAATCCTCCGACATTTCCCGATTCGGAGGGGAATGGTTGTTTGCCTGTTTGGGAAGTCTTTCCCTTGTATTTTTGGGAGTTTCTTTAGGGCTCATTGCGGAAGAAAGCCGTTTGAAGGAAATCGTCCTGCCTTTGCTGCAAGTTCCTTTTTCGATCCCTTTGTTTCTATTCGGTTTGGAAGCTGAGGAAAGATTTTGGCTGGAACCGGGATTTCATTGGAAGAGTGTTCTTTTGCTTCTGTTTTTCAGTCTTTTTTACGGAACGATGGGAGGGCTTTTCATTGAGATCACCAAAAAAGAATCCTGA
- a CDS encoding ABC transporter ATP-binding protein: MPKTILECKSLNLTVGYKTLFRNLSLSFSGPGLYIIQGENGAGKSSFLKEIYHYAKISENWHFPEGEKTISYLGHELGLYTSLSLSENISYYSSLSEISLSEEDVLAWINRFKLEKRTREPVYMFSRGMKQKAALIRTFLSSPEIVLLDEPYTGLDLKSTELFTKILNEEMEKRMILIVLHEIPKGLNHTEIINLSDYGNVSYHVS; encoded by the coding sequence ATGCCGAAAACGATTCTTGAATGTAAGTCTCTCAACTTAACTGTCGGCTACAAAACTCTTTTTCGTAACCTATCTCTTTCTTTTTCGGGGCCTGGGTTGTACATCATTCAAGGAGAAAACGGCGCCGGCAAATCCAGTTTTCTGAAAGAGATCTATCATTATGCTAAGATCAGCGAAAACTGGCATTTCCCCGAAGGGGAAAAAACAATCAGTTACCTCGGCCATGAATTGGGATTGTACACTTCCCTCAGTCTTTCCGAAAATATCAGCTATTATTCTTCCTTAAGTGAAATCAGTTTGAGTGAAGAGGATGTTCTCGCTTGGATCAACCGCTTCAAATTGGAAAAAAGAACGAGAGAACCCGTGTATATGTTTTCCCGAGGAATGAAACAAAAAGCCGCTCTCATCCGAACCTTCTTATCCTCACCGGAAATCGTTTTGCTCGACGAACCTTATACGGGACTTGATCTCAAATCAACGGAACTATTTACAAAGATTCTCAATGAAGAAATGGAAAAGAGAATGATTCTGATTGTCTTACATGAAATCCCGAAAGGATTGAATCATACCGAAATTATAAATCTCTCCGATTATGGCAACGTCTCCTATCATGTTTCTTAA
- a CDS encoding tetratricopeptide repeat protein, whose product MFRYLFLFALLFFGSLPLLAQKQIGDKEYPEILWGKDQEFDTSDFPNGSFIYHKEDFILARGKLFQGTPPPSVGSFTYGDRTIKNSGEWNNEAIGLILNGKEKEKAEGKKMLEAGVRFDPQFFPFRYNLGRLYSLDFKYEGALVQFEYAKAEVPEYFKTYLHIAILSELTRQVYYAIMNYKLAAEKNPYDTEALIRMSDHYLATGLKNRALIYLNKALTIDEESPNVRLGFGRLEMEKGNYHIAYKIFNRTSLTTGEGKQKPYDKKFHYYFAETASKITDYETAEQEYTKMLQFKNDPFFASISAKVIMRRRDIARKFAEAKRTQLDDSEEVTPENSE is encoded by the coding sequence ATGTTTCGATATCTCTTTCTATTCGCACTTCTGTTTTTTGGGTCTCTGCCCTTACTTGCCCAAAAACAGATCGGGGATAAGGAATATCCTGAGATCCTTTGGGGAAAAGACCAGGAATTCGATACTTCCGACTTTCCGAACGGTTCCTTTATTTACCACAAAGAGGATTTTATCTTAGCCAGAGGAAAATTATTCCAAGGCACGCCTCCTCCTTCCGTAGGGAGCTTCACCTATGGGGACCGCACAATTAAAAACTCAGGGGAATGGAATAATGAAGCGATCGGACTTATCTTAAACGGAAAGGAAAAAGAAAAAGCGGAAGGGAAAAAGATGCTGGAAGCGGGGGTTCGATTTGATCCTCAATTTTTCCCGTTTCGTTACAACCTGGGAAGATTGTATTCTTTGGATTTCAAGTATGAAGGTGCGCTCGTTCAATTCGAATATGCAAAGGCAGAGGTACCCGAATATTTCAAAACCTATCTCCATATTGCGATTCTTTCCGAACTAACAAGGCAAGTATATTATGCGATAATGAATTACAAACTTGCCGCGGAAAAAAATCCGTATGATACCGAAGCGTTGATTCGAATGAGTGATCATTATCTGGCGACAGGGTTGAAAAACAGAGCGCTTATCTATTTAAACAAAGCACTCACCATTGATGAAGAGAGTCCGAATGTCAGACTCGGATTCGGAAGATTGGAAATGGAAAAAGGAAATTATCATATTGCTTATAAAATTTTCAACCGCACTTCTCTTACAACCGGGGAAGGAAAACAAAAGCCTTACGATAAGAAGTTTCATTATTATTTTGCGGAGACCGCTTCTAAAATCACGGACTACGAGACCGCCGAACAAGAGTATACAAAGATGTTACAATTCAAAAACGATCCTTTTTTTGCAAGTATCTCGGCAAAAGTAATCATGAGAAGAAGAGACATCGCCCGCAAATTTGCCGAAGCAAAACGAACTCAGTTGGACGATTCGGAAGAAGTCACCCCGGAAAATTCCGAATAG
- the tgt gene encoding tRNA guanosine(34) transglycosylase Tgt, translated as MSRLNFILEAEAPGTKARAGRFTTLHGEVSTPIFMPVGTQATVKAQNVETLKSVGSRVLLANTYHLLLRPGAEVFRKLGGIHKFMNWDGPVLTDSGGFQIFSLPNARKITEDGAVFRSYVDGQNVVLSPEVSIEMQKAIGSDIMMVLDECVPSTVEHKEAKRAMEVTHRWAKRSLNARGESLQSMFGIVQGACFEDLRKQSAEVLTQLPFDGFAIGGLAVGETKEERNDFCELSASFLPKNLPRYLMGVGTPLDLLEAVHRGVDMFDCTIPTELAQRGVAFTSIGKLQLHRTLYKFEDSVLDENCDCICCKNYSKAYLHHLTKSNEVLGWQLLAIHNLYFYHRLMSEMRSSIFQGNFLSYYTEKKDSLSQSDNVYPSHHILKPSKAIRKRSLGDYEIIENEAKGYWSVRQKSSGEVMHSVNSPMEEANRLYIDQSNLKKRISFSDNTFEKYTPSSHEEMNPIIIWDVGLGAATNAMSAIHSFEEIVNPNAMHLISFESDLDPLRLALKNNGRFPHLFHKAPKEVLEKSVWASDSGNLTWKLVLGDFAATFSGEEIPDIVFYDPFSFKTDSILWKPEFFRLLFSYFQTQEKTVSLYTYSAATAVRAALLSVGFWVGRGVGSGPKSETTIAYSRSPEGIGEKEGLLGKEWIGRWERSDARYPVDLGEGNKADWDKRILTHPQFQKNL; from the coding sequence ATGTCCAGATTGAATTTCATCTTAGAAGCCGAAGCGCCCGGAACCAAGGCACGTGCGGGAAGATTTACCACCTTACATGGAGAAGTTTCCACTCCTATTTTTATGCCAGTGGGAACGCAAGCTACTGTCAAAGCGCAGAACGTGGAAACTTTAAAATCAGTCGGCTCCCGCGTCTTACTTGCCAATACCTATCATTTGCTGCTTCGGCCGGGCGCCGAAGTATTTAGAAAATTAGGCGGGATTCATAAGTTTATGAATTGGGACGGCCCGGTTTTGACCGACTCGGGAGGGTTTCAGATTTTCAGTCTTCCCAATGCAAGAAAGATAACCGAAGATGGTGCCGTTTTTCGAAGTTATGTGGATGGACAGAATGTGGTCCTTTCTCCCGAAGTCAGCATTGAAATGCAAAAAGCAATCGGTTCCGATATTATGATGGTTTTGGATGAATGTGTTCCTTCCACAGTGGAACATAAGGAAGCAAAACGCGCGATGGAGGTCACTCACCGTTGGGCAAAACGAAGTTTGAATGCAAGAGGAGAATCCCTTCAGTCAATGTTCGGGATCGTCCAAGGCGCATGTTTTGAAGATCTTCGCAAACAAAGCGCTGAAGTTTTGACTCAATTGCCGTTTGACGGTTTTGCTATCGGGGGGCTTGCGGTTGGTGAGACAAAGGAAGAAAGAAACGATTTTTGCGAACTGTCTGCGTCCTTTCTACCGAAAAACCTTCCGCGTTATCTGATGGGAGTGGGAACTCCATTGGATTTATTGGAAGCGGTACATCGGGGCGTCGATATGTTTGATTGTACCATTCCTACGGAACTTGCCCAGAGAGGGGTGGCATTTACAAGTATCGGAAAATTACAATTGCATAGGACCCTTTATAAGTTCGAAGATTCCGTTCTCGACGAAAACTGTGATTGTATCTGTTGTAAAAATTATTCAAAAGCATATCTTCATCACCTAACAAAATCGAATGAAGTTCTGGGTTGGCAACTTCTTGCCATTCATAATTTGTATTTTTATCATAGACTGATGAGTGAAATGAGAAGCTCCATCTTTCAAGGCAATTTTCTTTCATATTATACCGAGAAAAAAGATAGTCTAAGCCAAAGTGATAATGTATATCCTTCCCATCATATTTTAAAGCCATCGAAAGCAATTCGCAAAAGAAGTCTCGGAGATTATGAAATCATTGAAAATGAAGCAAAAGGATATTGGAGTGTTCGTCAGAAAAGTTCCGGAGAAGTGATGCATTCCGTAAATTCTCCCATGGAGGAAGCAAATCGTCTTTATATCGACCAATCGAATCTAAAGAAGAGGATTTCTTTTTCTGATAATACTTTCGAGAAGTACACTCCTTCTTCTCATGAGGAAATGAATCCGATCATTATATGGGATGTCGGTTTGGGTGCAGCGACTAATGCTATGTCGGCAATACATTCTTTCGAAGAAATAGTGAATCCTAATGCGATGCATTTGATTAGTTTTGAATCCGATTTGGATCCCTTGCGACTTGCTTTAAAAAACAACGGACGTTTTCCTCATTTGTTTCATAAAGCGCCGAAAGAAGTTTTGGAAAAATCAGTTTGGGCATCCGACTCGGGGAACCTAACTTGGAAACTAGTGTTAGGTGATTTCGCGGCTACATTTTCCGGGGAAGAAATTCCCGACATCGTTTTTTACGATCCCTTTTCGTTCAAAACGGATTCTATTTTATGGAAACCTGAATTTTTCAGACTGTTATTTTCATATTTTCAAACACAAGAAAAAACAGTTAGTCTTTATACATATTCTGCAGCAACTGCAGTCCGAGCTGCACTTCTTTCCGTTGGGTTTTGGGTAGGGAGGGGAGTTGGCTCCGGGCCGAAATCCGAAACCACTATTGCGTATTCAAGATCTCCGGAAGGAATTGGAGAAAAAGAGGGACTTTTAGGAAAGGAATGGATCGGGCGTTGGGAAAGAAGTGACGCGCGTTATCCGGTAGATTTGGGTGAAGGGAACAAAGCGGATTGGGACAAACGAATCCTGACACATCCGCAGTTTCAAAAAAACTTATAA
- a CDS encoding ABC-F family ATP-binding cassette domain-containing protein: protein MIKIVGLNKSYGKQVLFDDLNLSINRGEKIGIVGRNGHGKSSLFQIILGSVEADSGTVSVPKNYKIGHLQQHLQFTQNTVLEECALGLPEDEEYETWKVEKILFGLGFTEKDMERHPSEFSGGYQIRMNLAKLLVSSPDMLMLDEPNNYLDIVTIRWLEDFLRTWEGEIVLITHDRSFMDSVVTHVVAIHRTKAIKVEGDTEKLYTQINQEEEIYEKTRLNEAKKRKQEEIFIAKFKAKASFASRTQSRVKKLEKQGEMKALENIEDLELYFNSASFGANQMLSAENLSFSYDGKEPLLISDFSISVGKRDRICIIGKNGKGKSTLLKLLAGELTTTKGTVTKHPILKEGYFGQTNKLSMNETATVVEEIMSADKSCTEGKARNIAGGLMFSGDTGLKKIKFLSGGERSRVMLGKILVTPCHLLFLDEPTNHLDMQSCDSLIEAIDEFDGSVVMVTHNEMHLRSVATKLIVFDNNQITVYDGSYDDFLSDIGWSDEDE, encoded by the coding sequence ATGATCAAGATTGTAGGCCTAAATAAATCTTATGGGAAACAAGTACTTTTCGATGACTTGAATTTAAGCATCAATCGAGGGGAAAAGATAGGAATCGTAGGAAGAAACGGACATGGTAAATCCAGCCTTTTTCAAATCATCTTAGGATCTGTAGAAGCCGATTCGGGAACAGTGTCCGTTCCTAAAAATTACAAGATAGGACATTTACAACAGCATCTTCAATTCACGCAAAATACGGTTCTCGAAGAATGTGCTCTCGGTCTTCCGGAAGATGAAGAATACGAAACTTGGAAAGTGGAAAAGATTTTATTCGGTTTGGGTTTTACGGAAAAGGATATGGAAAGACATCCTTCCGAATTTTCCGGCGGTTATCAGATCAGGATGAATTTGGCCAAACTGCTTGTGTCAAGTCCCGATATGCTGATGTTAGATGAACCGAACAATTATCTTGATATTGTAACTATCCGTTGGCTTGAAGATTTTTTGAGAACCTGGGAAGGCGAGATTGTACTCATCACTCATGATAGAAGTTTTATGGACAGTGTAGTCACACATGTGGTTGCGATTCACAGAACCAAAGCGATCAAGGTGGAAGGGGATACCGAAAAACTTTATACTCAGATCAATCAGGAAGAAGAGATCTACGAAAAAACCCGTTTGAACGAAGCTAAAAAGCGCAAACAGGAAGAGATATTCATCGCAAAATTCAAAGCTAAGGCTAGTTTTGCGAGCCGAACCCAATCCAGAGTGAAAAAACTGGAAAAACAAGGGGAAATGAAGGCACTGGAAAATATAGAAGATCTGGAATTGTATTTTAACAGTGCCAGTTTTGGCGCCAATCAAATGTTATCTGCTGAAAATCTATCCTTTTCTTATGACGGAAAAGAGCCTCTTCTAATCAGTGATTTTTCCATCAGCGTGGGAAAGAGAGATCGGATCTGTATCATAGGTAAAAACGGAAAAGGTAAATCCACTCTATTGAAACTTCTCGCGGGCGAACTTACAACAACCAAGGGAACCGTTACAAAACATCCCATCCTCAAAGAAGGTTATTTCGGTCAGACGAATAAGCTCAGTATGAATGAGACCGCCACAGTTGTGGAAGAGATCATGAGTGCTGATAAATCTTGTACGGAAGGGAAGGCGAGAAACATTGCCGGGGGACTGATGTTCTCCGGGGACACAGGTTTGAAAAAAATCAAATTTTTGTCGGGGGGAGAAAGGAGCAGAGTGATGCTTGGCAAAATCCTTGTGACTCCCTGTCATCTTTTGTTTTTAGATGAACCTACGAACCATTTGGATATGCAGTCTTGCGATTCATTGATAGAAGCGATCGATGAATTCGACGGATCAGTCGTCATGGTTACGCATAATGAAATGCACCTTCGAAGCGTTGCCACCAAACTCATCGTATTTGACAATAACCAGATCACCGTTTATGACGGTTCTTACGATGATTTTCTTTCCGACATCGGTTGGTCGGATGAGGACGAGTAG
- a CDS encoding ABC transporter ATP-binding protein — protein sequence MLEIRNLSVHLGKSEILSGIHLTANRGKITGIVGRSGSGKSTLFRSILGIRELVKSYRFQGEILWNGESLQSKQFQSNPPIQPVFQDPYSFFSPFQSLLESLLEPTKIKRGIFLSPSIRKTAIENIESYLDRFQLDGSLLNKKPKELSGGQLQRFAILRAILSGPELILLDEPVTALDALVQIKIVSLIKELNGKDNLGFVLVSHDLGLVKNLCDDLYILEKGRIIEFGNAREVFTNPKENFTRELIQARNLSDL from the coding sequence GTGCTGGAAATTCGAAATTTAAGTGTTCATTTGGGAAAATCGGAGATTCTTTCCGGGATTCATCTAACTGCAAATAGGGGAAAAATCACCGGTATTGTGGGTCGTTCGGGCTCCGGGAAATCCACATTGTTCAGGAGTATTTTGGGGATTCGAGAGCTGGTTAAATCCTACCGGTTCCAAGGAGAAATTCTCTGGAATGGCGAATCATTACAGTCGAAACAGTTTCAGTCCAATCCACCCATACAGCCGGTCTTTCAAGATCCTTATTCTTTTTTCTCTCCCTTTCAGTCCCTTTTGGAATCCCTTCTGGAACCGACCAAAATCAAAAGGGGAATTTTCCTTTCACCTTCTATTCGTAAGACGGCCATAGAAAACATCGAATCTTATTTGGATCGTTTTCAATTGGATGGATCACTTCTGAATAAAAAGCCTAAAGAACTAAGTGGAGGACAGCTGCAAAGATTTGCCATCTTACGGGCTATACTTTCCGGACCTGAATTGATTTTGTTGGATGAGCCTGTGACTGCTTTGGATGCTCTTGTTCAGATCAAAATCGTATCTCTTATCAAGGAGTTGAACGGGAAAGACAACTTGGGATTTGTATTGGTATCGCATGACTTGGGGCTTGTGAAAAATTTATGCGATGATTTGTACATTCTGGAAAAAGGTAGGATCATCGAATTCGGAAATGCGAGAGAGGTATTTACTAATCCGAAAGAAAATTTTACCAGGGAATTGATCCAAGCTCGGAACCTGAGCGATTTATAA